In a single window of the Cryptococcus neoformans var. neoformans JEC21 chromosome 11 sequence genome:
- a CDS encoding phosphogluconate dehydrogenase (decarboxylating), putative, translated as MSSELADVGLIGLAVMGQNLILNMNDKGFKVCAYNRTVAKVDHFLANEAKGTNVIGAHSVKELCSKLKRPRRIILLVKAGKAVDDFIAQLEPYLEKGDIIIDGGNSHYPDSIRRTHELEAKGLLFVGSGVSGGEEGARNGPSLMPGGSDAAWPHIKDIFQKTAAQAQGEPCCDWVGETGSGHYVKMVHNGIEYGDMQLIAEAYDILKRGLELDEDEIAAIFDKWNSGVLDSFLIEITRDILKFKDTDGVPMVRKILDKAGQKGTGKWTAIDALDNGMPVTLIGEAVFARCLSAIKDERVRASKVIPGPPKEAFKGDKQQFIDDLEQALYASKIISYAQGFMLMREAAKVNDWHLNNAGIAAMWRGGCIIKSVFLSDITAAYRENPALENLLLAPFFTKALEKAQAGWRRVIAQSTLWGIPVPAHTTALSFFDGYRTETLPANLIQGQRDFFGAHTFRVVPGMGNDHLKEDEDVHVRWTSTSGNVSSSTYNA; from the exons ATGTCTTCCGAGCT TGCCGACGTTGGTCTTATTGGTTTGGCCGTCATG GGTCAGAACTTGATCCTTAACATGAACGACAAGGGTTTCAAGGTCTGTGCCTACAACCG AACCGTCGCCAAGGTCGACCACTTCCTCGCGAACGAGGCTAAGG GCACCAACGTCATTGGCGCCCACTCCGTTAAGGAGCTCTGCTCTAAGCTCAAGAGGCCTAGGCgaatcatccttctcgtcaAGGCTGGTAAGGCCGTCGACGACTTCATTGCTCAGCTCGAGCCTTACCTCGAGAAGGGTGACATCATCATTGACGGTGGTAACTCTCACTACCCCGACTCTATTCGTCGAACCCACGAGCTCGAGGCCAAGGGTCTCTTGTTCGTCGGCTCTGGTGTCTCtggtggtgaagagggTGCCCGAAACGGTCCTTCTCTCATGCCCGGTGGTTCTGATGCCGCTTGGCCCCACATCAAGGACATCTTCC AGAAGACCGCTGCCCAGGCCCAGGGTGAACCCTGCTGTGACTGGGTCGGTGAGACCGGTTCCGGCCACTACGTTAAGATGGTCCACAACGGTATCGAGTACGGAGACATGCAGTTGATCGCTGAGGCCTACGACATCCTCAAGCGAGGTCTTGAGCTcgatgaggacgagatTGCTGCCATCTTCGACAAG TGGAACAGCGGTGTCCTCgactctttcctcattgAGATCACCCGAGACATCCTCAAATTCAAGGACACTGACGGTGTCCCCATGGTCCGAAAGATCCTTGACAAGGCCGGCCAGAAGGGTACCGGTAAGTGGACCGCCATTGACGCCCTCGACAACGGTATGCCCGTTACCCTTATTGGTGAGGCCGTCTTCGCCCGATGCCTCTCTGCCATCAAGGACGAGCGAGTCAGGGCTTCCAAGGTCATCCCCGGTCCCCCCAAGGAGGCCTTCAAGGGCGACAAGCAGCAGTTCATTGA CGACCTTGAGCAGGCTCTTTACGCCTCCAAGATTATCTCTTACGCCCAGGGCTTCATGCTCATGCGTGAGGCTGCCAAGGTTAACGACTGGCACTTGAACAACGCCGGTATCGCTGCTATGTGGCGAGGTGGCTGTATCATCAAGTCTGTCTTCCTTTCTGACATCACCGCTGCCTACCGAGAGAACCCCGCCCTCGAgaacctcctccttgctcccttcttcaccaagGCCCTCGAAAAGGCCCAAGCCGGCTGGAGGCGAGTCATCGCTCAGTCCACTCTTTGGGGTATCCCCGTTCCTGCCCACACCACcgccttgtccttcttcgacGGTTACCGAACTGAGACTCTTCCCGCCAACCTTATCCAGGGTCAGCGAGACTTCTTCGGTG CCCACACCTTCCGAGTTGTTCCCGGTATGGGCAACGACCACCtcaaggaggacgaggacgtTCACGTCAGGTGGACCTCTACCTCTGGTAAcgtctcctcttccacatACAATGCTTAA
- a CDS encoding Glutamyl-tRNA synthetase, putative, giving the protein MTRPLRPLLKVLSPRLGIRHYHSHHSSPQTTNVSSEIPKSARLRFAPSPTGHLHLGGLRTALFNHILARKWKGKWLLRIEDTDRSRYTEGAVDSLRNALEWAGLEYDEGVGVGGSYGPYTQSERIDIYQHYTKELLSRDEAYECFCSPTELEAIKLSLAQQGFKHSYDGRCRHLTEEDVARRKRAGQKFVVRYKNAPGELDLPPDMIFGTHQPTAVIGPDDFVLLKSDGWPTYHLASVVDDHLMEITHVLRGEEWLPSIPKHHKLYRAFGWTPPQFAHLPLLCNPDGTKLSKRRGNTFVQHYQKQGYEPEALLNFLALMGWDYHAAITSSSPETTLDPHIRTDGHSLYELFTLPQLIAAFDPTHINHRKAAVNQGKLDFLNKMTLRRKAGRLGEDGVMVEAGKVFTGQEEEERQKLVERFQVSLREEKVLQGCELVNDLDFVGKVFDAELPRTTRLCEMPIHSIFYFLPPTYTCQESKSILKDLNFRLYCQYTHLFADALQTRAESAESVDEALVWDVIHEVVEASGVTKKSQFLIPIRHALTERKKGPSIPELVTVLGLDESLSRLRRGEEFVREQDLARRKAAEAE; this is encoded by the exons ATGACTAGACCTCTCAGACCATTGCTCAAAGTCCTGAGCCCCAGACTGGGCATTCGACACTACCATTCTCACCACTCTTCCCCTCAAACTACCAACGTCTCTTCAGAAATACCGAAAAGCGCCCGACTCCGATTTGCGCCGTCTCCTACTGGCCATCTGCATCTTGGTGGTCTACGAACGGCTTTGTTCAACCACATACTAgcgaggaaatggaaaggaaaatGGCTGTTGAGGATTGAGGATACCGATAGG TCGAGATATACTGAGGGAGCCGTGGATAGCTTGAGAAACGCCTTGGAATGGGCAGGGCTTGAGTATGATGAGGGTGTGGGTGTTGGAGGATCTTACGGACCTTATACCCAA TCTGAGAGGATCGACATCTACCAACACTACACCAAAGAACTCCTTTCTCGGGACGAAGCTTACGAATGCTTCTGCTCGCCCACCGAGCTGGAGGCTATCAAGTTATCATTAGCACAACAAGGATTCAAGCACAGTTATGATGGACGATGTCGGCATTTGACAGAGGAGGACGTGGCTAGGCGAAAGCGTGCGGGGCAGAAGTTTGTGGTTCGGTACAAG AATGCTCCCGGAGAGCTCGACTTACCTCCTGACATGATATTTGGTACTCACCAGCCCACAGCCGTGATTGGCCCGGACGACTTTGTCCTGCTCAAATCAGACGGTTGGCCAACTTATCATTTGGCAAGCGTGGTCGATGACCATCTCATGGAGATCACACATGTTCTTCGAGGGGAA GAATGGCTCCCTTCCATACCAAAGCATCATAAGCTTTACAGAGCATTCGGGTGGACGCCCCCTCAATTTGCGCATCTTCCTTTACTGTGTAACCCTGATGGAACAAAGTTGAGTAAGCGACGTGGTAACACCTTTGTACAGCATTACCAG AAACAAGGGTACGAGCCCGAGGCACTCCTCAATTTCCTCGCTTTAATGGGCTGGGATTATCACGCCGCTAtcacatcttcatcccctgAAACCACCCTCGATCCTCACATCCGAACCGACGGTCACTCTTTGTACGAACTCTTCACCCTCCCTCAACTCATCGCCGCGTTTGACCCTACCCATATCAACCACCGTAAAGCTGCTGTTAATCAGGGCAAGTTGGATTTCTTGAATAAAATGACTTTGAGGAGAAAGGCTGGACggttgggagaagatggggtGATGGTTGAAGCGGGGAAGGTCTTTACGggacaagaggaggaagaaaggcaGAAGTTGGTGGAAAGGTTCCAGGTTTCattgagggaagagaaagtcCTCCAGGGATG TGAGTTAGTAAACGACCTTGATTTTGTTGGGAAAGTGTTCGATGCCGAGCTT CCACGAACCACGCGTCTCTGTGAGATGCCCATACACTCGATCTTCtacttccttcctccaacGTACACATGCCAAGAATCCAAATCTATCCTCAAGGACCTCAATTTTCGTCTCTACT GCCAATATACACATCTCTTTGCCGATGCCCTCCAAACTCGTGCAGAATCAGCCGAGTCTGTGGACGAAGCCCTGGTGTGGGATGTCATTCacgaggtggtggaggcttCAGGtgtgacgaagaagagccagTTCCTAATTCCTATCAGACATGCTTTGACAGAGAGAAAG AAAGGACCCAGTATCCCCGAGTTGGTCACCGTTTTGGGTCTCGATGAGAGCTTGTCAAGATtacgaagaggagaagagttCGTCAGGGAACAGGATCTTGCCCGTAGGAAGGCCGCGGAGGCCGAGTAA
- a CDS encoding wos2 protein (p21), putative — translation MAPLHPEITYAERSSASEPEKNIIYFTINAPDIQDEYKLDVKPTEISFRAKAGDASNGIPEKEYSFDLQLWGEVIPEETKKVVTSRAIVLVLRKKEAQAEYWPRLTKEKPNRNWVKTDFSKWVDEDEQEGTEDLSAGMEGMEGMGGMGGMPGMGGMGGMPGMGGMGGMPGMGGGMEGMDFSKLMEQMGGMGAMGDMGGAGSGPNFGDDEEEGSGEEDEVKPAEDKSNNASLDDVE, via the exons ATggctcctcttcaccccGAAATCACTTATGCCGAGCGATCTTCCGCTTCCGAGCCTGAGAAG AACATCATCTACTTCACTATCAATGCCCCTGACATCCAAGATGAATACAAATTGGACGTCAAACCCACTGAGATCTCTTTCAGGGCTAAGGCTGGCGA TGCCTCCAATGGTATCCCCGAGAAGGAGTACTCTTTCGACCTTCAATTGTGGGGTGAGGTCATTCCCGAG GAAACCAAGAAGGTCGTCACTTCCCGAGCTATCGTCCTTGTCCtcaggaagaaggaagctcAGGCGGAGTATTGGCCCCGATTGACCAAGGAGAAGCCCAACAGGAACTGGGTCAAGACCGATTTCTCCAAG TGGgtcgacgaggacgagcaAGAAGGTACTGAGGA CCTGAGCGCCGGTATGGAAGGTATGGAAGGTATGGGCGGTATGGGTGGTATGCCCGGCATGGGTGGTATGGGTGGTATGCCCGGCATGGGTGGTATGGGTGGTATGCCTGGCATGGGGGGCGGTATGGAAGGAATGGATTTC TCCAAGCTTATGGAACAGATGGGCGGCATGGGTGCTATGGGCGACATGGGCGGTGCTGGCTCCGGTCCTAACTTcggtgatgatgaggaagaaggctctggtgaggaggatgaggtcaAGCCTGCTGAGGACAAGTCCAACAATGCCAGC CTTGACGATGTCGAGTAA
- a CDS encoding capsular associated protein, producing MPKGTYPRTRIAVTAGLAISFLFLLHFLFSSPDRLLATQRWTTASSSVIRSKFLRAKAQAPKPPIHHPIPKLMADARNEFDQKLKKQSKSLPEAVAEYKKRYGRNPPKGFDEWYAFAKENNAVIIDEYDQLDRDLKPFWLFSGQELRRRCVQVGFLPSVDLVRVEKGQTRTIDVSKGFDDSEVGARAKGFRVMLEKFQAKLPDMDFPINEKAEGRILVPWEENLYSNLTADSSLGIEHVLGGEFIPDWRGDGNVWEAYRRTCEPSSQARRLFGSLRANLKEGQAPVSRLADAGVTADAPSEDFFFPQSVDDKYDFCAHPWAHYNQGHFFSDWRTIHALYPMFSPAKGLGYSDILIPSHYYFSSTKRYTYGWDPVNMVIKDVDDMETKWEDKSDDIFWRGATTGGGSSPPGFLAQYQRHRLIKMTSDSSNVNKTVVFADPPGTDHFISAQVPIGQLNKDMMDVAFTKAVGCTQYPGGCDGMRKDHRFADAVPLGENWRHKYLIDIDGMGYSARLFALLKSESAVLKSTVYTEFMSEWLQPWLHYIPISQMYQEIYNVHAFFSGPSKAMLDASNSTRTLYQQPGVHTKKFDGDAELRKIAKAGREWMFTIGRKIDMEIYVYRLCLEWARLMADDREAMTYNG from the exons ATGCCTAAGGGCACTTATCCCAGAACGCGCATAGCTGTTACAGCGGGATTGGctatctctttccttttcctcctccacttcctcttctcctctcctgaCCGACTCCTGGCGACGCAGAGATGGACgactgcttcttcttccgtcatTCGTTCAAAGTTCCTTCGAGCAAAGGCCCAAGCCCCCAAACCTCCCATACACCATCCTATTCCCAAGCTCATGGCAGACGCCAGGAATGAGTTTGACCAAAAGCTCAAGAAACAAAGCAAGAGCTTGCCCGAAGCCGTTGCCGAGTACAAGAAGAGGTACGGGAGAAATCCTCCGAAGGGCTTTGATGAATGGTACGCGTTTGCGAAGGAGAACAATGCCGTCATCATCGACGAGTATGACCAGCTTGATCGTGATCTCAAGCCCTTTTGGCTCTTCTCTGGCCAGGAGTTGCGACGAAGATGTGTCCAAGTCGGTTTCTTGCCTTCGGTCGATTTGGTGAGGGTTGAGAAGGGTCAAACAAGAACTATCGATGTGTCAAAGGGCTTCGATGACTCTGAAGTTGGTGCCCGTGCCAAGGGTTTCCGAGTCATGCTTGAAAAGTTTCAAGCAAAGCTTCCCGATATGGATTTCCCCATCAACGAAAAGGCGGAAGGACGTATTCTCGTGCCTTGGGAGGAAAACTTATACTCTAACCTCACAGCTGATTCTTCTC TTGGTATTGAACACGTCTTGGGCGGAGAATTCATTCCCGATTGGCGAGGTGATGGTAACGTCTGGGAGGCGTACCGCCGAACTTGTGAACCTTCATCTCAAGCCCGTCGTCTGTTTGGTTCTCTCCGTGCCAATCTCAAAGAAGGTCAAGCTCCCGTCTCTCGTCTCGCCGATGCTGGTGTGACTGCCGACGCTCCTTCTGAagactttttcttccccCAAAGTGTCGACGACAAATACGACTTTTGCGCTCACCCCTGGGCTCATTATAATCAAGGCCATTTCTTCTCCGATTGGCGGACTATCCATGCTCTTTACCCCATGTTCTCTCCAGCCAAGGGTTTGGGATACAGCGACATTCTTATTCCCAGTCACTACTATTTCTCCTCCACTAAGCGATACACTTATGGTTGGGATCCTGTCAACATGGTTATTAAGGACGTCGATGACATGGAGACTAAGTGGGAGGACAAGTCTGACGACATATTCTGGCGTGGTGCCACTACTGGTGGCggttcttctcctcccgGTTTCCTTGCTCAGTACCAGCGTCACCGATTGATTAAGATGACCTCTGACTCTTCCAATGTCAACAAAACTGTCGTTTTCGCCGATCCTCCCGGAACTGACCACTTCATCTCTGCTCAAGTGCCTATCGGGCAGCTGAACAAAGATATGATGGATGTGGCGTTCACAAAGGCAGTCGGTTGTACCCAATACCCCGGAGGATGTGACGGTATGCGAAAGGACCACCGATTTGCCGATGCTGTCCCTCTTGGTGAGAACTGGAGACACAAGTATTTGATCGATATCGACGGTATGGGTTACTCTGCCCGTCTTTTTGCTTTG CTCAAGAGTGAAAGTGCTGTCCTCAAGTCTACCGTCTACACCGAATTCATGTCCGAATGGCTCCAGCCTTGGCTTCACTATATCCCCATCTCTCAAATGTACCAGGAAATTTACAACGTCCacgccttcttctctggcCCTTCGAAGGCTATGCTTGATGCCTCCAACTCTACTAGAACTCTGTATCAGCAGCCTGGGGTTCACACCAAGAAATTTGATGGGGATGcagagttgaggaagattgCCAAGGCGGGTAGGGAGTGGATGTTCACTATTGGACGAAAGATCGACATGGAAA TCTACGTGTACAGGTTGTGTCTTGAGTGGGCACGTCTTATGGCTGATGACCGTGAGGCCATGACCTACAACGGATAG
- a CDS encoding ATP-binding cassette (ABC) transporter, putative, translated as MPRPFLTIKDLTINRDSGSPILDNLSLDVSEGEVLVIRGPSGSGKSTLLKCMAELNLYQSGAIELHGQSSQEMGVPNWRVKVQYVPQRPSILPGTPYDLLETIKKFSARKASQEAKENGTGDRIDPMDLAADWGIEKTMWRRNWDTLSGGEAQRLALALAVGIGGAEVLLLDEPTSALDEESSKRVERSLVNLLDNQSSRGRDTGLKALVWITHSAEQAERVATRTFDVQLRR; from the exons ATGCCTCGACCCTTCTTGACAATCAAGGATCTTACAATAAATCGAGACTCCGGCTCGCCCATCCTCGACAATCTCTCCTTGGATGTGTCCGAGGGTGAAGTCCTTGTCATCCGAGGTCCCTCTGGGTCAGGTAAATCGACACTGCTCAAATGCATGGCCGAATTGAACCTTTACCAATCCGGTGCCATCGAATTGCACGGCCAGTCTTCCCAAGAAATGGGTGTTCCCAACTGGCGAGTAAAGGTTCAGTATGTCCCGCAAAGACCGAGCATCTTGCCTGGCACTCCTTACGACCTACTGGAAACAATCAAAAAGTTCTCTGCTAGAAAGGCTAGTCAAGAGGCCAAGGAGAACGGAACGGGAGACAGGATTGATCCTATGGATCTTGCGGCAGATTGGGGAATTGAAAAAACCatgtggagaaggaacTGGGATACACtgagtggaggagaagcTCAGCGATTAGCTTTGGCGCTGGCTGTTGGCATTGGAGGCGCAGAGGTATTACTTTTGGACG AACCTACGTCGGCgttggatgaagagtcATCGAAACGTGTTGAGCGAAGCTTGGTCAACTTGTTAGATAATCAATCATCT CGCGGCAGGGACACGGGGCTCAAGGCGCTTGTATGGATCACACATTCCGCTGAGCAAGCTGAAAGGGTGGCTACAAGAACATTTGACGTTCAGCTGCGGAGATAG
- a CDS encoding TIP120-family protein TIP120B, putative — translation MSRATAVPLSSQLPGLLEKMRSIDPDYRIMALVDLNKELTRTLAPQPSSTRRPDPHYTDDYTESQLVEMVLKLLADTNGEVKSAAVACISLMVKKPRPSSLSKVINSLLEDVSSDNDERRDTSCLALKNVVLEMPLESQQVLSDIERIVTRVFKLFTNEIHPQIASELLQILTDLFVRFSPNVASSAAIQSTALSSLIQILDNARPAIRKRAVPTLSSLIATSPQLFNEDLEKEIVNGVGQGGESSRIWMGTVASLARGKSAGSIGKLVNEGKLAELILSQTKNVEDVETVEAALTALEALVLRCPSEMFPYISAITQRSLVLVKYDPNYVDLEDDDDDDVDMASDAEVDDDDEYGDADYSDEDDDFWKIRRSSAKLLRALISTRPDLLSELYNSATPVLISRFAEREESVRLEVLAAFEMLLKQTATSRSTDLATGGRNKRKRSEGMDEDYVSDDGPISSLQSYLPQLSKAILTQLSSKSVPTRQQSFSLLRQAATALGGGLDDSADPICTAAASALRTIDSATSSSLAIATLSFLTVFFDTHSARTFASHLGNLVPAIVRCMKDKLQRISFEAFDTASALTKSLRPAGSSASVSGDLSTPIQEVFVATTEVLGDNSVDGDVREKALATLGSILVQSGDLFASSFSTSLPLITNRLGSESTASTAIVVIGQLAASSQCKGPEFEGWLLQILPEVVVALRRTKRGTSKNAEFTCLLNIIERVGKALPVDLAEGLIIELTPVIDTPMALQTIALALTHQPSARPTVDAQLYPKILTTLKTSLNPHLVDALAEFFTAYAASLNSPERAVQLVQELSNNLGSGKRDSLPDATSGGTAAWGTTAKCVGGVVKGEIASAGESLALFEDVVKGKNVKETDAYLALLCIGEIGRIVNLSTKTDLFEIILSFFKHDSEEVRSAAAFAAGNLAVGVPDVYVPAIITRISAAKDESERLLLLHAIKEVILHSPSAQLESLADTLWAPLFSATDATPASKADSTGGDGIRNVIAACIGKLTTTVPAKFLPQLQQLLYSSPSNRAIVAAAVRYTFIDTSNGYDELIAPIIVEFLSLMKDENLIVRRLSLASLNAALQNKPYLIVDKLDILQPLLYQETYVKKELQREVTMGPWKVIEDDGLENRKTAYETMYTLLGACFSKIDLPTFTARVLVSLSDVNEVKILGLMLLLRLGQVSPESVIPRLDEVVESLKGMMKDVEVKDDTVKQDLERKAEMQRSTLRTVVPLYKSSTVQQAPAFHVFVENLLANEKWKEFRDYQA, via the exons ATGTCCAGAGCGACCGCCGTTCCCCTAAGCTCCCAGCTCCCCGGTCTCCTCGAAAAG ATGAGGAGTATCGATCCCGACTACCG TATTATGGCACTTGTGGACCTTAATAAGGAACTCACCCGTACCCTtgctcctcaaccttcctcGACTCGTCGCCCAGACCCGCATTACACCGATGACTACACCGAATCTCAGCTTGTAGAGATGGTTCTCAAGCTCTTGGCTGATACCAACGGTGAAGTCAAATCTGCCGCTGTCGCTTG TATATCATTGATGGTAAAGAAGCCTCGACCAAGTTCATTGTCTAAGGTCATCAACTCTTTGTTGGAGGATGTGTCGTCTGACAACGACGAGCGAAGAGATACTTCTTGCCTTG CTCTCAAGAACGTCGTACTTGAAATGCCATTAGAGAGCCAACAAGTCCTTTCCGACATTGAACGTATCGTCACTCGTGttttcaagctcttcacT AACGAAATCCACCCTCAAATTGCTTCTGAGcttctccaaatccttACCGACCTCTTTGTCCGTTTTTCCCCCAATGTTGCTTCTTCAGCCGCTATCCAATCCACCGCTCTCTCATCCCTCATCCAAATCCTCGATAACGCCAGGCCGGCTATTCGAAAGCGTGCAGTCCCTACACTTTCATCACTCATTGCCACTAGCCCCCAGCTTTTCAATGAAGATCTCGAAAAGGAAATCGTCAATGGTGTCGGCCAAGGTGGAGAAAGTTCAAGGATCTGGATGGGGACTGTCGCGAGTCTAGCTCGAGGGAAGAGTGCAGGCAGCATCGGCAAGTTGGTGAACGAAGGGAAGTTGGCCGAGTTGATCTTGAGCCAGACCAAGAAtgtggaggatgtcgaGACTGTTGAAGCTGCCTTGACC GCCCTTGAAGCCCTCGTGCTTAGATGCCCCAGTGAAATGTTCCCCTACATTTCCGCCATCACTCAGAGATCTTTGGTGTTGGTGAAATATGACCCT AACTATGTTGACCTcgaggacgacgatgatgatgatgttgacaTGGCAAGTGACGCGgaggttgatgatgatgacgaatACGGCGACGCCGA CTAttctgatgaagacgacgaTTTTTGGAAGATCCGACGTTCATCCGCCAAACTTCTTCGCGCCCTAATCTCAACCCGTCCTGACCTCCTTTCTGAACTATACAATTCTGCGACTCCTGTTCTCATTTCTCGATTCGCTGAACGCGAAGAAAGTGTCCGACTTGAAGTCCTTGCGGCTTTCGAGATGCTTTTGAAGCAGACTGCTACTTCAAGATCCACAGACTTGGCTACTGGCGGCAGGAACAAGCGAAAGAGGAGTGAAGGAATGGACGAGGATTATGTCAGTGACGATGGACCCATTTCTAGCCTTCAGTCATATCTTCCACAACTCAGCAAAGCCATCCTCACCCAGCTCTCATCCAAGTCGGTTCCTACCCGTCAGCAATCATTCAGCCTCCTTCGGCAAGCTGCTACTGCTCTTGGAGGCGGCTTAGACGATTCTGCTGATCCTATCTGTACTGcagctgcttctgcttTGCGTACCATAGATAGcgccacttcttcttcgttggCCATTGccactctttccttccttacAGTGTTCTTTGACACCCATTCCGCTAGAACCTTTGCCAGTCATCTCGGAAACCTGGTGCCAGCCATCGTGAGATGCATGAAGGACAAGCTGCAACGAATCAGTTTTGAAGCTTTCGACACCGCGTCTGCACTCACCAAATCCCTTCGACCTGCAGGGTCTAGCGCTTCTGTCTCTGGCGATCTCAGTACTCCTATCCAGGAAGTGTTCGTAGCTACCACCGAAGTCCTCGGAGACAACTCTGTCGATGGTGATGTTCGTGAGAAAGCTCTTGCTACCCTTGGCAGCATCCTTGTCCAGTCAGGCGACTTGttcgcctcctccttctctacATCTTTGCCGCTCATTACCAACCGACTCGGATCTGAGAGTACAGCTTCCACCGCCATCGTGGTCATTGGCCAGCTTGCCGCCTCATCTCAGTGCAAGGGTCCCGAATTTGAAGGATGGTTGCTCCAAATCTTGCCTGAAGTCGTCGTCGCCCTTCGCCGAACTAAACGTGGGACCTCCAAAAATGCCGAGTTTACTTGCTTGTTAAATATTATCGAGCGAGTCGGCAAGGCTCTCCCTGTCGACCTTGCAGAGGGTCTCATTATCGAGCTCACTCCTGTGATCGATACTCCTATGGCTCTACAGACCATCGCCCTCGCACTCACCCACCAACCCTCCGCTCGGCCGACAGTTGACGCCCAGCTTTACCCCAAGATCCTTACCACCCTCAAAACATCACTCAATCCTCATCTCGTCGATGCTTTGGCGGAGTTCTTCACCGCTTACGCGGCTTCGCTCAACTCGCCAGAAAGGGCCGTGCAGCTCGTGCAAGAGCTGTCTAATAATCTCGGAagtgggaagagggatTCCTTGCCTGATGCTACCAGCGGTGGCACTGCTGCTTGGGGTACGACCGCCAAATGTGTCGGTGGTGTGGTCAAGGGCGAAATTGCGAGTGCCGGTGAGAGTTTGGCGCTGTTCGAGGATGtggtgaaggggaagaacgTCAAGGAAACGGACGCTTATCTTGCATTGCTCTGTATTGGGGAGATCGGTCGCATAGTCAACTTGTCCACCAAGACCGATCTCTTTGAGATAATCTTATCTTTCTTCAAGCACGACAGTGAAGAGGTGAGGAGTGCGGCGGCGTTCGCAGCAGGTAATTTGGCTGTTGGTGTGCCTGATGTCTACGTTCCCGCCATTATCACGAGAATCTCCGCTGCTAAAGATGAATCCGAGCGACTCTTGCTCTTACACGCTATCAAGGAAGTTATTCTCCATTCCCCTTCTGCCCAGCTTGAATCTCTTGCCGATACACTATGGGCACCTCTCTTTTCAGCCACTGATGCTACCCCTGCATCAAAGGCCGACTCTACTGGAGGCGACGGTATCCGAAACGTCATTGCCGCTTGCATCGGTAAACTTACCACCACCGTGCCAGCCAAGTTCCTCCCGCAACTTCAGCAGTTGCTGTactcttcgccttccaaCAGGGCTATAGTTGCCGCGGCTGTAAGGTATACCTTTATCGATACCTCCAATGGGTACGATGAGCTCATTGCCCCCATCATTGTTGAATTTTTGTCATTaatgaaggatgagaacTTG ATTGTTCGCCGACTTTCCCTTGCTTCCCTCAATGCAGCACTTCAAAATAAGCCTTACTTGATCGTTGATAAGCTCGACATTTTGCAACCACTGTTGTACCAGGAGACCTATGTTAAAAAGGAATTGCAGAGAGAGGTCACCATGGGTCCTTGGAAGG TTATCGAGGATGATGGTCTAGAGAACCGAAAGACTGCTTATGAGACCATGTACACTCTT TTGGGTGCATGTTTCTCCAAAATTGATCTCCCCACCTTCACCGCCCGAGTCCTTGTTTCCCTTTCCGATGTCAATGAGGTTAAGATTCTCGGTCTCATGCTTCTCTTACGTTTGGGGCAAGTGTCACCGGAAAGTGTTATTCCAAGGTTAGATGAGGTGGTGGAAAGCttgaaggggatgatgaaggatgtTGAGGTGAAGGACGACACCGTCAAGCAGgacttggagaggaagg CCGAGATGCAGCGAAGCACTCTTCGAACTGTTGTTCCTTTGTACAAGTCATCAACAGTTCAACAAGCCCCCGCTTTCCATGTGTTTGTAGAAAATCTTTTGGCTAATGAAAAATGGAAGGAATTTAGAGATTACCAGGCGTAA